Within Thermogemmatispora onikobensis, the genomic segment TGGGCCGTCATGTGTACCTGGGCACCATGGCGGCAGTGAAGCTGATCCGGGGCAGGCTGGAGAGATGGAAGGAGGTGGAGCAATTCAGGCAGGAGGCGCAGCTGATTGCGAAGCTGAGGCACCCGCACATTGTGAGGCTGCTCGACTTTGGCTTTGAGGGGGGACAGCCATTTCTGGTGCTGGACTATGCGCCGGGGGGAACGCTACGCCAGCGGCATCCGCGGGGGACGCGGGTGGAGCTGGGGCAAGTGGTGGCGTATGTGAAGCAGGTGGCGGAGGCGTTGCAATATGCGCATGAGAGGAAGATAGTGCATCGGGATGTGAAGCCGGAGAACATGTTGGCGGGAGAGCAAGGGGAGGTGCTGCTGAGCGACTTTGGGGTGGCGCTGCTGGTAAACAGCACGCAGGGGACGACGCAGGAAGAGCTGGTGGGGACGGTGCCCTATCTGGCGCCGGAGCAGGTGGAGGGGAGAGTAGGGCCGAAGAGCGATCAGTATGCGCTGGGGGTGTGTGTCTACGAGTGGCTCAGTGGGGAGCTGCCGTTTCAGGGGAGCTGGGCGGAAGTGCTGGCGCAGAAGGTGGGACGAGAGCCGCCGGGCCTGCGGGAGCGGGGGGTCGAGGTGGGAGAGGAGCTGGAGAGAGTGGTGAGGAAGGCGCTGGCGAGGGAGCCGGAGCAGCGATTTGGGACGGTGAAGGAGTTGGCAGAGGCGCTGGAGGAGGCCGTGAGAAGGGAGGAAGAGGCAAAAACAAAGACGCTGATCGAGAAGACGGAGCCGGTAGGGCCGAGGGTGGTGGGTGTGGGGGGCAGGAAGATCGGGCGGCGCTGGCTGCTGCTGGTGGGGGTGAGCCTGCCGGTGGTGGGAGGGCTGAGCTGGCTGGCCTGGGGGAGCTGGCAGGGGAAGTCTCCTCCTGTGCAGATG encodes:
- a CDS encoding serine/threonine-protein kinase; this translates as MAGWPGRRLGNYELVQLVGQGGFAEVYLGRHVYLGTMAAVKLIRGRLERWKEVEQFRQEAQLIAKLRHPHIVRLLDFGFEGGQPFLVLDYAPGGTLRQRHPRGTRVELGQVVAYVKQVAEALQYAHERKIVHRDVKPENMLAGEQGEVLLSDFGVALLVNSTQGTTQEELVGTVPYLAPEQVEGRVGPKSDQYALGVCVYEWLSGELPFQGSWAEVLAQKVGREPPGLRERGVEVGEELERVVRKALAREPEQRFGTVKELAEALEEAVRREEEAKTKTLIEKTEPVGPRVVGVGGRKIGRRWLLLVGVSLPVVGGLSWLAWGSWQGKSPPVQM